A stretch of the Macaca mulatta isolate MMU2019108-1 chromosome 16, T2T-MMU8v2.0, whole genome shotgun sequence genome encodes the following:
- the PFAS gene encoding phosphoribosylformylglycinamidine synthase isoform X5 yields the protein MTEQHFPHPIQSFSPESILEPLNGPINILGEGRLALEKANQELGLALDSWDLDFYTKRFQELQRNPSTVEAFDLAQSNSEHSRHWFFKGQLHVDGQKLEHSLFESIMSTQESSNPNNVLKFCDNSSAIQGKEVQFLRPEDPTRPSRFRQQQGLRHVVFTAETHNFPTGVSPFSGATTGTGGRIRDVQCTGRGAHVVAGTAGYCFGNLHIPGYNLPWEDPSFQYPGNFARPLEVAIEASNGASDYGNKFGEPVLAGFARSLGLQLPDGQRREWIKPIMFSGGIGSMEADHISKEAPEPGMEVVKVGGPVYRIGVGGGAASSVQVQGDNTSDLDFGAVQRGDPEMEQKMNRVIRACVEAPKGNPICSLHDQGAGGNGNVLKELSDPAGAIIYTSRFQLGDPTLNALEIWGAEYQESNALLLRSPDRNFLTRVSARERCSACFVGTITGDRRIVLVDDRECPVRRNGQGDAPPTPPPTPVDLELEWVLGKMPRKEFFLQRKPPVLQPLALPPGLSVRQALERVLRLPAVASKRYLTNKVDRSVGGLVAQQQCVGPLQTPLADVAVVALSHEELVGAATALGEQPVKSLLDPKVAARLAVAEALTNLVFALVTDLRDVKCSGNWMWAAKLPGEGAALADACEAMVAVMAALGVAVDGGKDSLSMAARVGTETVRAPGSLVISAYAVCPDITATVTPDLKHPEGRGHLLYVPLSPGQHRLGGTALAQCFSQLGEHPPDLDVPENLVRAFSITQGLLKDRLLCSGHDVSDGGLVTCLLEMAFAGNCGLQVDVPVAGVDVLSVLFAEEPGLVLEVQEPDLAQVLKRYWDAGLHCLELGHTGEAGPHATVRVSVNRAVVLEEPVGELRALWEETSFQLDRLQAEPRCVAEEERGLRERMGPSYCLPPTFPKASVPREPGGPSPRVAILREEGSNGDREMADAFHLAGFEVWDVTMQDLCSGAIGLDTFRGVAFVGGFSYADVLGSAKGWAAAVTFHPLAGGELRRFRKRPDTFSLGVCNGCQLLALLGWVGGDPNEEAVEMGPDSQPGLLLRHNLSGRYESRWASVRVGPGPALMLRGMEGAVLPVWSAHGEGYVAFSSPELQAQIEARGLAPLHWADDDGNPTEQYPLNPNGSPGGVAGICSHDGRHLALMPHPERAVRPWQWAWRPPPFDTLTTSPWLQLFINARNWTLEGSC from the exons ATGACAGAGCAGCACTTCCCCCATCCCATCCAGAGTTTCTCCCCTGAGAGCATCCTGGAACCCCTCAATGGCCCTATCAATATACTGGGCGAGGGCCGGCTTGCGCTGGAGAAGGCCAACCAGGAGCTTG GTCTGGCTTTAGACTCTTGGGACCTAGACTTCTACACCAAGCGCTTCCAGGAGCTACAGCGGAACCCGAGCACTGTGGAGGCCTTTGACTTGGCGCAGTCCAATAG CGAGCACAGCCGACACTGGTTCTTCAAGGGCCAGCTCCACGTGGATGGGCAGAAGCTGGAGCACTCACTGTTTGAGTCTATCATGAGCACCCAGGAATCCTCAAACCCCAACAACGTCCTCAAATTCTGTGATAACAGCAG TGCAATCCAGGGAAAGGAAGTCCAATTCCTACGGCCTGAGGACCCCACACGGCCAAGCCGTTTCCGGCAACAGCAAGGTCTGAGACATGTTGTCTTCACAGCAGAGACTCACAACTTTCCCACAG GAGTATCCCCCTTTAGTGGTGCGACCACTGGCACAGGGGGCCGGATTCGAGATGTCCAGTGCACAGGCCGTGGGGCCCATGTGGTGGCTGGCACTGCCGGCTATTGCTTTGGAAATCTGCATATTCCAG gTTACAATCTGCCCTGGGAGGATCCAAGCTTCCAGTATCCTGGGAACTTTGCCCGGCCCCTGGAGGTTGCCATTGAAGCCAGTAATGGAGCTTCTGACTATGGCAACAAGTTTGGGGAACCAGTGCTGGCTG GCTTCGCCCGCTCTTTGGGCCTCCAGCTCCCAGACGGCCAGCGGCGTGAGTGGATCAAGCCCATCATGTTTAGTGGGGGCATTGGGTCCATGGAAGCTGACCACATAAGCAAGGAGGCCCCAGAGCCAG GCATGGAAGTTGTAAAGGTTGGAGGTCCCGTCTACAGGATTGGAGTTGGAGGTGGAGCTGCTTCGTCTGTGCAG GTGCAGGGAGATAACACCAGTGACCTGGACTTCGGGGCTGTGCAGCGAGGAGACCCGGAGATGGAACAGAAGATGAACCGTGTGATCAGGGCTTGTGTGGAGGCCCCCaagggaaaccccatctgtagcCTTCACGATCAGGGCGCTGGTGGCAATG GCAACGTCCTAAAGGAGCTGAGTGACCCAGCTGGAGCCATCATTTACACCAGCCGCTTCCAG CTCGGGGACCCGACCCTGAATGCCCTGGAAATCTGGGGGGCCGAGTACCAGGAATCAAATGCACTTCTCCTGAGGTCCCCTGACCGGAACTTCCTGACTCGTGTCAGTGCCCGTGAACGTTGCTCGGCGTGCTTCGTGGGCACCATCACTGGAGACCGGAGA ATAGTGCTGGTGGACGATCGGGAGTGTCCTGTCAGAAGAAATGGCCAGGGGGATGCCCCCCCGACACCCCCGCCAACCCCTGTGGACCTGGAGCTCGAATGGGTGCTGGGCAAGATGCCTCGGAAG GAGTTCTTCCTCCAGAGGAAGCCCCCTGTGCTGCAGCCTCTGGCCTTGCCCCCAGGGCTGAGCGTGCGCCAGGCTCTGGAGAGGGTTCTGAGGCTGCCCGCTGTGGCCAGCAAGCGCTATCTCACCAATAAG GTGGACCGCTCCGTGGGCGGCCTGGTGGCCCAGCAGCAGTGTGTGGGGCCCCTGCAGACTCCTCTGGCAGATGTAGCAGTTGTGGCACTGAGCCATGAGGAGCTCGTAGGGGCTGCCACAGCCTTGGGAGAGCAGCCAGTCAAGAGCCTGCTGGACCCCAAGGTCGCCGCCCGGCTGGCCGTGGCTGAAGCCCTTACCAACTTGGTGTTTGCTCTGGTCACGGACCTCCGG GATGTGAAGTGTAGCGGGAACTGGATGTGGGCAGCCAAGCTCCCAGGGGAGGGCGCAGCTTTGGCGGACGCCTGTGAGGCTATGGTGGCGGTGATGGCAGCCCTGGGTGTGGCAGTGGACGGTGGCAAGGACTCCCTCAGCATGGCTGCTCGGGTTGGCACTGAGACCGTGCGGGCTCCTG GGTCACTGGTCATCTCAGCCTATGCCGTCTGCCCAGACATCACAGCCACCGTGACCCCAGACCTCAAGCATCCTGAAGGGAGAG gCCATCTGCTTTATGTGCCTTTGAGCCCTGGGCAGCACCGGCTGGGGGGCACGGCTCTGGCCCAGTGCTTCTCCCAGCTCGGGGAGCACCCTCCAGACCTGGACGTTCCTGAGAACTTGGTGCGTGCCTTCAGCATCACCCAGGGGCTGCTGAAAG aCCGCCTCCTCTGCTCAGGCCACGATGTCAGCGATGGAGGCCTCGTCACATGCCTGCTGGAGATGGCCTTTGCTGGAAATTGTGGGCTACAGGTGGATGTGCCTGTCGCTGGGGTTGATG TCCTGTCTGTGCTGTTCGCTGAGGAGCCAGGCCTGGTGCTGGAGGTGCAGGAGCCAGACCTGGCCCAGGTGCTGAAGCGTTACTGGGATGCTGGCCTCCACTGCCTGGAGCTGGGCCACACAGGCGAGGCCGGGCCCCACGCCACG GTCCGGGTGTCAGTGAACAGGGCTGTGGTTCTGGAGGAGCCTGTTGGGGAGCTGCGAGCCCTCTGGGAGGAGACAAGTTTCCAGCTGGACCGGCTGCAGGCAGAGCCTCGCTGTGTGGCAGAGGAGGAACGGGGCCTGAGGGAGCGGATGGGGCCCAGCTATTGCCTGCCCCCCACCTTTCCCAAAGCCTCCGTGCCCCGTGAGCCTG GTGGTCCCAGCCCCCGAGTCGCCATCTTGCGAGAGGAGGGCAGTAATGGAGACCGGGAGATGGCTGATGCCTTCCACTTGGCTGGGTTTGAG GTATGGGACGTGACCATGCAGGACCTCTGCTCTGGGGCAATTGGGCTGGACACTTTCCGCGGCGTGGCCTTCGTGGGCGGCTTCAGCTATGCAGATGTCCTGGGCTCTGCCAAAG GGTGGGCAGCTGCCGTGACCTTTCATCCCCTGGCCGGGGGTGAGCTGAGGCGCTTCCGGAAGCGACCAGACACCTTCAGCCTGGGCGTGTGTAATGGCTGTCAGCTGCTGGCTCTGCTGGGCTGGGTAGGAGGCGACCCCAATGAGGAAGCCGTGGAGATGGGCCCTGACTCCCAGCCAGGCCTTCTGCTACGCCACAACCTGTCTGGGCGCTATGAGTCTCGCTGGGCCAGCGTGCGTGTGGGGCCTGGGCCAGCCCTGATGCTTCGAGGGATGGAGGGCGCCGTGCTGCCTGTGTGGAGTGCGCACGGGGAAG GTTACGTGGCATTTTCTTCTCCGGAACTCCAAGCTCAGATTGAGGCCAGGGGCTTGGCTCCGCTGCACTGGGCAGATGATGACGGGAACCCCACAGAGCAGTACCCTCTGAATCCCAATGGGTCCCCAGGGGGCGTGGCTGGCATCTGCTCCCATGATGGCCGCCACCTGGCTCTCATGCCTCACCCTGAGCGGGCCGTGAGGCCTTGGCAGTGGGCGTGGCGACCCCCTCCATTTGATACTCTGACCACCTCCCCCTGGCTCCAGCTCTTTATCAATGCCCGAAACTGGACCCTGGAAGGGAGCTGTTGA